The Neodiprion virginianus isolate iyNeoVirg1 chromosome 5, iyNeoVirg1.1, whole genome shotgun sequence genome contains a region encoding:
- the LOC124304396 gene encoding uncharacterized protein LOC124304396 isoform X18, protein MRTYRSYDVNAVEGGGTESSPVQRKPFFIVKLILFLVLCAIIITLCILWVSKSKEASRDNNIVGKQDGLQGGYDGTSQMPVSEFDTQETTTTETPDTSPLTAGGESRQETTTTETPDTSPSTAGVESRQETTTPQTPDTSPLTAGGESRQETTTPQTPDTSPSTAGGESRQETTTTETPDASPSTAGGESRQETTTTETPDTSPLTADGESRQETTTSETPDTSPSTASDESRQEPTTTETPDTSPSTAGVESRQEPTTTETPDTSPSTAGVESRQETTTPQTPDTSPSTAGVESRQETTTPQTPDTSPSTAGVESRQETTTPQTPDTSPSTASDESRQEPTTTETPDTSPSTAGVESRQETTTPQTPDTSPSTAGGESRQETTTTETPDTSPSTAGVESRQETTTPQTPDTSPSTAGVESRQETTTPQTPDTSPSTAGVESRQETTTPQTPDTSPSTASDESRQEPTTTETPDTSPSTNHMQPVTLSEVMSKMAKATASRILSYMNHSSDACDDFYEYACGEFEDNQLTIENDLAEQAMQRIFTEAQKRRSDKQPFLDYYESCLNYEKTTNQSERLTNVRRAVQEIGRFDYTDNIGKDDTQPKFIDTLRRLFERNSALLFDITPDLAVTEGNCNTEPETVQFTWKIGPLISRTDPYTNRRAEECYKQQESVRNKPEVNLTEVYGTYKECKNYLGTFTTSIKDSVKKIFETDFDRSERIGVDVEKLIELFRLPEMDEDEIRKAYATKKYILKGDDDLSVRWARNQSPFLDFKKLLPPRANVERKRWHGYLLEDLTRAVKNVAFRSYRIDDETWINDALLAIYANDVYHEFAAPRHDVENYCKRLATNLMKTHASSLYMSSFKSEELEVMDRTVIEMFEKLRKTLESNVLKQKWIGKKSKEAILKKIASLSIATPAHRTDYHNSNDNEIELTGDFFNDTMALRKMYRTSMYQMLDKRPSEEIWTYFAQPYDASTSSIYELEKIIIPFGAVDWRFLDRSYTTSTQHLGLATLGTLIANEITHHFDFTGINYLNGRKGRGVAPVFCSSTEDDIAYRSDYKNHYQNLRGKMDSIFLPSTSQNIHYSISDLSLNERFSDDAGLRLAYDTMLNLPAEAKIPLPWLSNSESNEIQQFFLAYAQMQCTKKPLTTSFRSLYEDENLPSRLRIAITAANNEALGEAWQCKTGTKVRPEEKTYNFPHLDGIDFGRDTEALPPYQ, encoded by the exons atgcGGACCTATAGGTCGTACGACGTGAATGCTGTGGAAGGAGGTGGGACGGAGTCTTCTCCAGTTCAACGAAAACCTTTCTTTATCGTTAAACTGATCTTATTTCTTGTACTTTGTGCCATAATTATCACATTGTGCATATTGTGGGTGTCAAAAAGTAAAGAAGCGTCGAGGGATAATAATATCGTAGGAAAACAG GATGGATTACAAGGAGGGTATGATGGAACAAGTCAAATGCCTGTCAGCGAATTTGATACACAGGAGACTACGACTACTGAAACACCGGACACTTCACCTTTAAC GGCAGGCGGCGAATCTAGACAGGAGACTACGACTACTGAAACACCGGACACTTCACCTTCTAC GGCAGGTGTCGAATCTAGACAGGAGACTACGACTCCCCAAACACCGGACACTTCACCTTTAAC GGCAGGCGGCGAATCTAGACAGGAGACTACGACTCCCCAAACACCGGACACTTCACCTTCTAC GGCAGGCGGCGAATCTAGACAGGAGACTACGACTACTGAAACACCGGACGCTTCACCTTCTAC GGCAGGCGGCGAATCTAGACAGGAGACTACGACTACTGAAACACCGGACACTTCTCCTTTAAC GGCAGACGGCGAATCTAGACAGGAGACTACGACTAGTGAAACACCGGACACTTCACCTTCTAC GGCAAGCGACGAATCTAGACAGGAGCCTACGACTACTGAAACACCGGACACTTCACCTTCTAC GGCAGGCGTCGAATCTAGACAGGAGCCTACGACTACTGAAACACCGGACACTTCACCTTCAAC GGCAGGCGTCGAATCTAGACAGGAGACTACGACTCCCCAAACACCGGACACTTCACCTTCAAC GGCAGGCGTCGAATCTAGACAGGAGACTACGACTCCCCAAACACCGGACACTTCACCTTCAAC GGCAGGCGTCGAATCTAGACAGGAGACTACGACTCCCCAAACACCGGACACTTCACCTTCAAC GGCAAGCGACGAATCTAGACAGGAGCCTACGACTACTGAAACACCGGACACTTCACCTTCTAC GGCAGGCGTCGAATCTAGACAGGAGACTACGACTCCCCAAACACCGGACACTTCACCTTCAAC GGCAGGCGGCGAATCTAGACAGGAGACTACGACTACTGAAACACCGGACACTTCACCTTCTAC GGCAGGCGTCGAATCTAGACAGGAGACTACGACTCCCCAAACACCGGACACTTCACCTTCAAC GGCAGGCGTCGAATCTAGACAGGAGACTACGACTCCCCAAACACCGGACACTTCACCTTCAAC GGCAGGCGTCGAATCTAGACAGGAGACTACGACTCCCCAAACACCGGACACTTCACCTTCAAC GGCAAGCGACGAATCTAGACAGGAGCCTACGACTACTGAAACACCGGACACTTCACCTTCTAC aaatcacatgcaacctGTGACGTTATCTGAAGTTATGTCAAAAATGGCCAAAGCCACAGCGAGTCGAATTCTTTCCTACATGAACCATTCTTCCGATGCGTGTGatgatttttatgaatacGCTTGTGGAGAGTTCGAAGATAACCAGCTTACGATAGAAAATGACCTCGCAGAACAAGCAATGCAACgaattttca CCGAGGCTCAAAAACGCCGAAGTGACAAACAGCCCTTTCTCGACTATTACGAAAGCTGCCTGAATTACGAAAAGACGACCAATCAGTCTGAAAGATTGACAAACG TTCGACGAGCTGTACAAGAAATCGGACGTTTTGATTACACGGATAACATTGGGAAGGATGATACCCAACCTAAATTCATCGATACGCTCCGGAGACTTTTCGAACGGAACAG CGCCCTCTTATTCGACATTACTCCAGACCTCGCAGTAACAGAAGGGAATTGTAACACAGAGCCAGAAACAGTTCAGTTTACTTGGAAAATTGGGCCACTGATCAGCAGAACTGACCCCTACACGAATAGAAGAGCAGAGGAATGCTATAAACAGCAGGAATCGGTGAGAAACAAACCGGAAGTGAATTTGACAGAAGTCTACGGAACTTACAAAGAGTGCAAG AACTACTTGGGCACCTTTACAACGTCCATCAAAGAtagcgtgaaaaaaattttcgaaacggATTTTGATCGATCGGAGCGAATCGGGGTTGACGTTGAGAAGCTGATTGAACTTTTCCGTCTGCCG GAGATGGATGAAGATGAAATCCGTAAGGCCTACGCAACCAAGAAATATATCTTGAAGGGTGACGATGACCTCTCTGTCAGATGGGCACGTAATCAATCGCCATTC CTTGATTTCAAGAAACTATTACCACCTCGAGCAAATGTGGAAAGAAAACGCTGGCATGGTTATCTTCTTGAAGACCTTACTCGAGCTGTAAAGAATGTCGCCTTTCGAAGCTATCGGATTGATGACGAAACGTGGATAAATGATGCTCTCCTCGCAATTTACGCTAACGATGTCTATCACGAG tTTGCTGCTCCGCGCCACGATGTCGAAAATTACTGCAAGCGACTAGCAACTAACCTGATGAAGACGCATGCATCCAGTTTATACATGTCATCATTCAAAAGCGAGGAACTCGAGGTCATGGACAGAACG GTGAtcgaaatgtttgaaaaattaaggAAAACATTGGAGTCGAATGTGTTGAAACAGAAGTGGATTGGGAAGAAGAGCAAAGAGgcaattttgaagaaaatcgcAAGTCTCTCGATCGCGACACCCGCCCACCGAACCGATTATCATAACTCAAACGACAATGAG ATCGAACTCACAGGcgattttttcaacgacacAATGGCGCTGCGGAAGATGTACAGAACGTCCATGTACCAGATGCTGGATAAACGGCCAAGCGAAGAAAT ATGGACGTACTTCGCCCAACCGTACGACGCGTCGACTTCATCTATATACGAGctcgagaaaataattataccgtTCGGAGCTGTAGATTGGCGCTTTTTGGACCGTTCCTACACCACGTCAACGCAGCATTTGGGGCTAGCTACTCTTGGAACGCTTATCGCCAATGAAATTACTCATCATTTTGACTTCACAG GCATAAATTACCTGAACGGTCGGAAAGGTAGGGGCGTGGCGCCTGTTTTCTGCTCTAGCACGGAGGATGATATAGCTTACAGAAGCGACTACAAAAACCATTACCAAAATTTGAGGGGAAAAATGGACTCCATCTTCCTGCCATCGACTTctcaaaatattcattacagC ATATCCGACCTCAGTCTCAATGAGAGATTCTCAGACGACGCCGGCCTGCGACTCGCCTACGATACGATGTTAAACTTACCCGCGGAAGCTAAAATACCATTGCCCTGGCTTTCGAACTCGGAATCTAACGAGATACAACAATTCTTCTTGGCCTATGCTCAG ATGCAATGCACAAAGAAGCCTCTCACAACATCCTTCAGATCGCTCTACGAAGACGAAAACTTGCCAAGCCGACTACGGATTGCGATAACTGCCGCCAATAACGAAGCCCTTGGAGAAGCCTGGCAGTGCAAAACGGGAACCAAAGTCCGCCCTGAGGAAAAAACATATAATTTTCCTCACCTCGACGGTATAGACTTCGGTCGTGATACCGAAGCACTCCCACCTTATCAATGA
- the LOC124304396 gene encoding uncharacterized protein LOC124304396 isoform X17 → MRTYRSYDVNAVEGGGTESSPVQRKPFFIVKLILFLVLCAIIITLCILWVSKSKEASRDNNIVGKQDGLQGGYDGTSQMPVSEFDTQETTTTETPDTSPLTAGGESRQETTTTETPDTSPSTAGVESRQETTTPQTPDTSPLTAGGESRQETTTPQTPDTSPSTAGGESRQETTTTETPDASPSTAGGESRQETTTTETPDTSPLTADGESRQETTTSETPDTSPSTAGVESRQETTTPQTPDTSPSTAGVESRQETTTPQTPDTSPSTAGIESRQETTTPQTPDTSPSTAGGESRQETTTTETPDTSPSTAGVESRQETTTPQTPDTSPSTAGVESRQETTTPQTPDTSPSTAGIESRQETTTPQTPDTSPSTAGGESRQETTTTETPDTSPSTAGVESRQETTTPQTPDTSPSTAGVESRQETTTPQTPDTSPSTAGVESRQETTTPQTPDTSPSTASDESRQEPTTTETPDTSPSTNHMQPVTLSEVMSKMAKATASRILSYMNHSSDACDDFYEYACGEFEDNQLTIENDLAEQAMQRIFTEAQKRRSDKQPFLDYYESCLNYEKTTNQSERLTNVRRAVQEIGRFDYTDNIGKDDTQPKFIDTLRRLFERNSALLFDITPDLAVTEGNCNTEPETVQFTWKIGPLISRTDPYTNRRAEECYKQQESVRNKPEVNLTEVYGTYKECKNYLGTFTTSIKDSVKKIFETDFDRSERIGVDVEKLIELFRLPEMDEDEIRKAYATKKYILKGDDDLSVRWARNQSPFLDFKKLLPPRANVERKRWHGYLLEDLTRAVKNVAFRSYRIDDETWINDALLAIYANDVYHEFAAPRHDVENYCKRLATNLMKTHASSLYMSSFKSEELEVMDRTVIEMFEKLRKTLESNVLKQKWIGKKSKEAILKKIASLSIATPAHRTDYHNSNDNEIELTGDFFNDTMALRKMYRTSMYQMLDKRPSEEIWTYFAQPYDASTSSIYELEKIIIPFGAVDWRFLDRSYTTSTQHLGLATLGTLIANEITHHFDFTGINYLNGRKGRGVAPVFCSSTEDDIAYRSDYKNHYQNLRGKMDSIFLPSTSQNIHYSISDLSLNERFSDDAGLRLAYDTMLNLPAEAKIPLPWLSNSESNEIQQFFLAYAQMQCTKKPLTTSFRSLYEDENLPSRLRIAITAANNEALGEAWQCKTGTKVRPEEKTYNFPHLDGIDFGRDTEALPPYQ, encoded by the exons atgcGGACCTATAGGTCGTACGACGTGAATGCTGTGGAAGGAGGTGGGACGGAGTCTTCTCCAGTTCAACGAAAACCTTTCTTTATCGTTAAACTGATCTTATTTCTTGTACTTTGTGCCATAATTATCACATTGTGCATATTGTGGGTGTCAAAAAGTAAAGAAGCGTCGAGGGATAATAATATCGTAGGAAAACAG GATGGATTACAAGGAGGGTATGATGGAACAAGTCAAATGCCTGTCAGCGAATTTGATACACAGGAGACTACGACTACTGAAACACCGGACACTTCACCTTTAAC GGCAGGCGGCGAATCTAGACAGGAGACTACGACTACTGAAACACCGGACACTTCACCTTCTAC GGCAGGTGTCGAATCTAGACAGGAGACTACGACTCCCCAAACACCGGACACTTCACCTTTAAC GGCAGGCGGCGAATCTAGACAGGAGACTACGACTCCCCAAACACCGGACACTTCACCTTCTAC GGCAGGCGGCGAATCTAGACAGGAGACTACGACTACTGAAACACCGGACGCTTCACCTTCTAC GGCAGGCGGCGAATCTAGACAGGAGACTACGACTACTGAAACACCGGACACTTCTCCTTTAAC GGCAGACGGCGAATCTAGACAGGAGACTACGACTAGTGAAACACCGGACACTTCACCTTCTAC GGCAGGCGTCGAATCTAGACAGGAGACTACGACTCCCCAAACACCGGACACTTCACCTTCAAC GGCAGGCGTCGAATCTAGACAGGAGACTACGACTCCCCAAACACCGGACACTTCACCTTCAAC GGCAGGCATCGAATCTAGACAGGAGACTACGACTCCCCAAACACCGGACACTTCACCTTCTAC GGCAGGCGGCGAATCTAGACAGGAGACTACGACTACTGAAACACCGGACACTTCACCTTCTAC GGCAGGCGTCGAATCTAGACAGGAGACTACGACTCCCCAAACACCGGACACTTCACCTTCAAC GGCAGGCGTCGAATCTAGACAGGAGACTACGACTCCCCAAACACCGGACACTTCACCTTCAAC GGCAGGCATCGAATCTAGACAGGAGACTACGACTCCCCAAACACCGGACACTTCACCTTCTAC GGCAGGCGGCGAATCTAGACAGGAGACTACGACTACTGAAACACCGGACACTTCACCTTCTAC GGCAGGCGTCGAATCTAGACAGGAGACTACGACTCCCCAAACACCGGACACTTCACCTTCAAC GGCAGGCGTCGAATCTAGACAGGAGACTACGACTCCCCAAACACCGGACACTTCACCTTCAAC GGCAGGCGTCGAATCTAGACAGGAGACTACGACTCCCCAAACACCGGACACTTCACCTTCAAC GGCAAGCGACGAATCTAGACAGGAGCCTACGACTACTGAAACACCGGACACTTCACCTTCTAC aaatcacatgcaacctGTGACGTTATCTGAAGTTATGTCAAAAATGGCCAAAGCCACAGCGAGTCGAATTCTTTCCTACATGAACCATTCTTCCGATGCGTGTGatgatttttatgaatacGCTTGTGGAGAGTTCGAAGATAACCAGCTTACGATAGAAAATGACCTCGCAGAACAAGCAATGCAACgaattttca CCGAGGCTCAAAAACGCCGAAGTGACAAACAGCCCTTTCTCGACTATTACGAAAGCTGCCTGAATTACGAAAAGACGACCAATCAGTCTGAAAGATTGACAAACG TTCGACGAGCTGTACAAGAAATCGGACGTTTTGATTACACGGATAACATTGGGAAGGATGATACCCAACCTAAATTCATCGATACGCTCCGGAGACTTTTCGAACGGAACAG CGCCCTCTTATTCGACATTACTCCAGACCTCGCAGTAACAGAAGGGAATTGTAACACAGAGCCAGAAACAGTTCAGTTTACTTGGAAAATTGGGCCACTGATCAGCAGAACTGACCCCTACACGAATAGAAGAGCAGAGGAATGCTATAAACAGCAGGAATCGGTGAGAAACAAACCGGAAGTGAATTTGACAGAAGTCTACGGAACTTACAAAGAGTGCAAG AACTACTTGGGCACCTTTACAACGTCCATCAAAGAtagcgtgaaaaaaattttcgaaacggATTTTGATCGATCGGAGCGAATCGGGGTTGACGTTGAGAAGCTGATTGAACTTTTCCGTCTGCCG GAGATGGATGAAGATGAAATCCGTAAGGCCTACGCAACCAAGAAATATATCTTGAAGGGTGACGATGACCTCTCTGTCAGATGGGCACGTAATCAATCGCCATTC CTTGATTTCAAGAAACTATTACCACCTCGAGCAAATGTGGAAAGAAAACGCTGGCATGGTTATCTTCTTGAAGACCTTACTCGAGCTGTAAAGAATGTCGCCTTTCGAAGCTATCGGATTGATGACGAAACGTGGATAAATGATGCTCTCCTCGCAATTTACGCTAACGATGTCTATCACGAG tTTGCTGCTCCGCGCCACGATGTCGAAAATTACTGCAAGCGACTAGCAACTAACCTGATGAAGACGCATGCATCCAGTTTATACATGTCATCATTCAAAAGCGAGGAACTCGAGGTCATGGACAGAACG GTGAtcgaaatgtttgaaaaattaaggAAAACATTGGAGTCGAATGTGTTGAAACAGAAGTGGATTGGGAAGAAGAGCAAAGAGgcaattttgaagaaaatcgcAAGTCTCTCGATCGCGACACCCGCCCACCGAACCGATTATCATAACTCAAACGACAATGAG ATCGAACTCACAGGcgattttttcaacgacacAATGGCGCTGCGGAAGATGTACAGAACGTCCATGTACCAGATGCTGGATAAACGGCCAAGCGAAGAAAT ATGGACGTACTTCGCCCAACCGTACGACGCGTCGACTTCATCTATATACGAGctcgagaaaataattataccgtTCGGAGCTGTAGATTGGCGCTTTTTGGACCGTTCCTACACCACGTCAACGCAGCATTTGGGGCTAGCTACTCTTGGAACGCTTATCGCCAATGAAATTACTCATCATTTTGACTTCACAG GCATAAATTACCTGAACGGTCGGAAAGGTAGGGGCGTGGCGCCTGTTTTCTGCTCTAGCACGGAGGATGATATAGCTTACAGAAGCGACTACAAAAACCATTACCAAAATTTGAGGGGAAAAATGGACTCCATCTTCCTGCCATCGACTTctcaaaatattcattacagC ATATCCGACCTCAGTCTCAATGAGAGATTCTCAGACGACGCCGGCCTGCGACTCGCCTACGATACGATGTTAAACTTACCCGCGGAAGCTAAAATACCATTGCCCTGGCTTTCGAACTCGGAATCTAACGAGATACAACAATTCTTCTTGGCCTATGCTCAG ATGCAATGCACAAAGAAGCCTCTCACAACATCCTTCAGATCGCTCTACGAAGACGAAAACTTGCCAAGCCGACTACGGATTGCGATAACTGCCGCCAATAACGAAGCCCTTGGAGAAGCCTGGCAGTGCAAAACGGGAACCAAAGTCCGCCCTGAGGAAAAAACATATAATTTTCCTCACCTCGACGGTATAGACTTCGGTCGTGATACCGAAGCACTCCCACCTTATCAATGA
- the LOC124304396 gene encoding uncharacterized protein LOC124304396 isoform X31, whose translation MRTYRSYDVNAVEGGGTESSPVQRKPFFIVKLILFLVLCAIIITLCILWVSKSKEASRDNNIVGKQDGLQGGYDGTSQMPVSEFDTQETTTTETPDTSPLTAGGESRQETTTTETPDTSPSTAGVESRQETTTPQTPDTSPLTAGGESRQETTTPQTPDTSPSTAGGESRQETTTTETPDASPSTAGGESRQETTTTETPDTSPLTADGESRQETTTSETPDTSPSTAGVESRQEPTTTETPDTSPSTAGGESRQETTTTETPDTSPSTAGVESRQETTTPQTPDTSPSTAGVESRQETTTPQTPDTSPSTAGIESRQETTTPQTPDTSPSTAGGESRQETTTTETPDTSPSTAGVESRQETTTPQTPDTSPSTAGVESRQETTTPQTPDTSPSTAGVESRQETTTPQTPDTSPSTASDESRQEPTTTETPDTSPSTNHMQPVTLSEVMSKMAKATASRILSYMNHSSDACDDFYEYACGEFEDNQLTIENDLAEQAMQRIFTEAQKRRSDKQPFLDYYESCLNYEKTTNQSERLTNVRRAVQEIGRFDYTDNIGKDDTQPKFIDTLRRLFERNSALLFDITPDLAVTEGNCNTEPETVQFTWKIGPLISRTDPYTNRRAEECYKQQESVRNKPEVNLTEVYGTYKECKNYLGTFTTSIKDSVKKIFETDFDRSERIGVDVEKLIELFRLPEMDEDEIRKAYATKKYILKGDDDLSVRWARNQSPFLDFKKLLPPRANVERKRWHGYLLEDLTRAVKNVAFRSYRIDDETWINDALLAIYANDVYHEFAAPRHDVENYCKRLATNLMKTHASSLYMSSFKSEELEVMDRTVIEMFEKLRKTLESNVLKQKWIGKKSKEAILKKIASLSIATPAHRTDYHNSNDNEIELTGDFFNDTMALRKMYRTSMYQMLDKRPSEEIWTYFAQPYDASTSSIYELEKIIIPFGAVDWRFLDRSYTTSTQHLGLATLGTLIANEITHHFDFTGINYLNGRKGRGVAPVFCSSTEDDIAYRSDYKNHYQNLRGKMDSIFLPSTSQNIHYSISDLSLNERFSDDAGLRLAYDTMLNLPAEAKIPLPWLSNSESNEIQQFFLAYAQMQCTKKPLTTSFRSLYEDENLPSRLRIAITAANNEALGEAWQCKTGTKVRPEEKTYNFPHLDGIDFGRDTEALPPYQ comes from the exons atgcGGACCTATAGGTCGTACGACGTGAATGCTGTGGAAGGAGGTGGGACGGAGTCTTCTCCAGTTCAACGAAAACCTTTCTTTATCGTTAAACTGATCTTATTTCTTGTACTTTGTGCCATAATTATCACATTGTGCATATTGTGGGTGTCAAAAAGTAAAGAAGCGTCGAGGGATAATAATATCGTAGGAAAACAG GATGGATTACAAGGAGGGTATGATGGAACAAGTCAAATGCCTGTCAGCGAATTTGATACACAGGAGACTACGACTACTGAAACACCGGACACTTCACCTTTAAC GGCAGGCGGCGAATCTAGACAGGAGACTACGACTACTGAAACACCGGACACTTCACCTTCTAC GGCAGGTGTCGAATCTAGACAGGAGACTACGACTCCCCAAACACCGGACACTTCACCTTTAAC GGCAGGCGGCGAATCTAGACAGGAGACTACGACTCCCCAAACACCGGACACTTCACCTTCTAC GGCAGGCGGCGAATCTAGACAGGAGACTACGACTACTGAAACACCGGACGCTTCACCTTCTAC GGCAGGCGGCGAATCTAGACAGGAGACTACGACTACTGAAACACCGGACACTTCTCCTTTAAC GGCAGACGGCGAATCTAGACAGGAGACTACGACTAGTGAAACACCGGACACTTCACCTTCTAC GGCAGGCGTCGAATCTAGACAGGAGCCTACGACTACTGAAACACCGGACACTTCACCTTCAAC GGCAGGCGGCGAATCTAGACAGGAGACTACGACTACTGAAACACCGGACACTTCACCTTCTAC GGCAGGCGTCGAATCTAGACAGGAGACTACGACTCCCCAAACACCGGACACTTCACCTTCAAC GGCAGGCGTCGAATCTAGACAGGAGACTACGACTCCCCAAACACCGGACACTTCACCTTCAAC GGCAGGCATCGAATCTAGACAGGAGACTACGACTCCCCAAACACCGGACACTTCACCTTCTAC GGCAGGCGGCGAATCTAGACAGGAGACTACGACTACTGAAACACCGGACACTTCACCTTCTAC GGCAGGCGTCGAATCTAGACAGGAGACTACGACTCCCCAAACACCGGACACTTCACCTTCAAC GGCAGGCGTCGAATCTAGACAGGAGACTACGACTCCCCAAACACCGGACACTTCACCTTCAAC GGCAGGCGTCGAATCTAGACAGGAGACTACGACTCCCCAAACACCGGACACTTCACCTTCAAC GGCAAGCGACGAATCTAGACAGGAGCCTACGACTACTGAAACACCGGACACTTCACCTTCTAC aaatcacatgcaacctGTGACGTTATCTGAAGTTATGTCAAAAATGGCCAAAGCCACAGCGAGTCGAATTCTTTCCTACATGAACCATTCTTCCGATGCGTGTGatgatttttatgaatacGCTTGTGGAGAGTTCGAAGATAACCAGCTTACGATAGAAAATGACCTCGCAGAACAAGCAATGCAACgaattttca CCGAGGCTCAAAAACGCCGAAGTGACAAACAGCCCTTTCTCGACTATTACGAAAGCTGCCTGAATTACGAAAAGACGACCAATCAGTCTGAAAGATTGACAAACG TTCGACGAGCTGTACAAGAAATCGGACGTTTTGATTACACGGATAACATTGGGAAGGATGATACCCAACCTAAATTCATCGATACGCTCCGGAGACTTTTCGAACGGAACAG CGCCCTCTTATTCGACATTACTCCAGACCTCGCAGTAACAGAAGGGAATTGTAACACAGAGCCAGAAACAGTTCAGTTTACTTGGAAAATTGGGCCACTGATCAGCAGAACTGACCCCTACACGAATAGAAGAGCAGAGGAATGCTATAAACAGCAGGAATCGGTGAGAAACAAACCGGAAGTGAATTTGACAGAAGTCTACGGAACTTACAAAGAGTGCAAG AACTACTTGGGCACCTTTACAACGTCCATCAAAGAtagcgtgaaaaaaattttcgaaacggATTTTGATCGATCGGAGCGAATCGGGGTTGACGTTGAGAAGCTGATTGAACTTTTCCGTCTGCCG GAGATGGATGAAGATGAAATCCGTAAGGCCTACGCAACCAAGAAATATATCTTGAAGGGTGACGATGACCTCTCTGTCAGATGGGCACGTAATCAATCGCCATTC CTTGATTTCAAGAAACTATTACCACCTCGAGCAAATGTGGAAAGAAAACGCTGGCATGGTTATCTTCTTGAAGACCTTACTCGAGCTGTAAAGAATGTCGCCTTTCGAAGCTATCGGATTGATGACGAAACGTGGATAAATGATGCTCTCCTCGCAATTTACGCTAACGATGTCTATCACGAG tTTGCTGCTCCGCGCCACGATGTCGAAAATTACTGCAAGCGACTAGCAACTAACCTGATGAAGACGCATGCATCCAGTTTATACATGTCATCATTCAAAAGCGAGGAACTCGAGGTCATGGACAGAACG GTGAtcgaaatgtttgaaaaattaaggAAAACATTGGAGTCGAATGTGTTGAAACAGAAGTGGATTGGGAAGAAGAGCAAAGAGgcaattttgaagaaaatcgcAAGTCTCTCGATCGCGACACCCGCCCACCGAACCGATTATCATAACTCAAACGACAATGAG ATCGAACTCACAGGcgattttttcaacgacacAATGGCGCTGCGGAAGATGTACAGAACGTCCATGTACCAGATGCTGGATAAACGGCCAAGCGAAGAAAT ATGGACGTACTTCGCCCAACCGTACGACGCGTCGACTTCATCTATATACGAGctcgagaaaataattataccgtTCGGAGCTGTAGATTGGCGCTTTTTGGACCGTTCCTACACCACGTCAACGCAGCATTTGGGGCTAGCTACTCTTGGAACGCTTATCGCCAATGAAATTACTCATCATTTTGACTTCACAG GCATAAATTACCTGAACGGTCGGAAAGGTAGGGGCGTGGCGCCTGTTTTCTGCTCTAGCACGGAGGATGATATAGCTTACAGAAGCGACTACAAAAACCATTACCAAAATTTGAGGGGAAAAATGGACTCCATCTTCCTGCCATCGACTTctcaaaatattcattacagC ATATCCGACCTCAGTCTCAATGAGAGATTCTCAGACGACGCCGGCCTGCGACTCGCCTACGATACGATGTTAAACTTACCCGCGGAAGCTAAAATACCATTGCCCTGGCTTTCGAACTCGGAATCTAACGAGATACAACAATTCTTCTTGGCCTATGCTCAG ATGCAATGCACAAAGAAGCCTCTCACAACATCCTTCAGATCGCTCTACGAAGACGAAAACTTGCCAAGCCGACTACGGATTGCGATAACTGCCGCCAATAACGAAGCCCTTGGAGAAGCCTGGCAGTGCAAAACGGGAACCAAAGTCCGCCCTGAGGAAAAAACATATAATTTTCCTCACCTCGACGGTATAGACTTCGGTCGTGATACCGAAGCACTCCCACCTTATCAATGA